The Paramisgurnus dabryanus chromosome 3, PD_genome_1.1, whole genome shotgun sequence genome includes a window with the following:
- the slc25a17 gene encoding peroxisomal membrane protein PMP34, whose amino-acid sequence MGSKDLRLMDVFSYESLVHAVAGAVGSVTAMTVFFPLDTARLRLQVDEKRKAKSTAAILGEIIKEEGLLAPYRGWFPVICSLCCSNFVYFYCFHSLKATWLRGHRSTPGRDLIIGIVAGVVNVLVTTPLWVVNTRLKLQGAKFRNEDIKPTHYKGIIDAFAQIIQQEGLGALWNGTFPSLLLVLNPAVQFMIYEGLKRQLMRGVHRELRSVEAFLIGAIAKAVATTITYPLQTVQSVLRFGQHGQPTEQNKLLSSMRSVMYLLINRVRKWGMLGLFKGLEAKLLQTVLTAALMFLLYEKIASVTFRVMGSNT is encoded by the exons ATGGGATCCAAAGATTTGAGACTCATGGATGTTTTCTCCTACGAGAGTCTCGTGCATGCAGTCGCCGGTGCAGTG GGCAGTGTGACTGCTATGACTGTTTTCTTTCCTCTCGACACAGCTCGGCTTCGGCTGCAAG TGGATGAAAAGAGGAAAGCCAAGTCCACAGCAGCCATTCTGGGTGAGATCATCAAGGAGGAGGGTCT GTTAGCTCCATATCGAGGTTGGTTCCCAGTAATCTGCAGTCTCTGTTGCTCCAACTTTGTGTACTTCTACTGTTTTCATAGCCTGAAGGCCACCTGGTTAAGAGGTCATAGGTCAACACCAGGACGAGACCTGATCATTGGCATTGTTGCAG GTGTAGTAAATGTTCTAGTCACCACTCCACTCTGGGTCGTCAATACCAGACTAAAACTACAAGGGGCGAAATTCAGAAACGAGGACATAAAGCCTACACACTACAAAGGAATTatag ATGCATTTGCCCAGATCATTCAGCAGGAAGGATTGGGAGCACTGTGGAATGGCACATTTCCCTCCCTGCTCCTGGTGCTGAATCCTGCTGTTCAGTTTATGATCTATGAGGGTCTGAAGAGGCAGCTGATGAGAGGAGTGCACAGAGAG CTGAGATCTGTGGAGGCGTTTCTAATAGGAGCCATTGCCAAGGCGGTAGCAACCACGATAACCTACCCACTACAAACAGTTCAGTCCGTCCTACGG TTTGGGCAGCATGGGCAGCCAACAGAACAAAACAAACTGCTGAGCAGTATGAGATCTGTTATGTATCTGCTCATCAATAGAGTCAG GAAATGGGGCATGCTGGGATTGTTCAAAGGCCTGGAGGCAAAGTTACTTCAGACGGTCCTCACGGCTGCGTTGATGTTCTTGCTGTATGAGAAGATCGCCAGTGTCACCTTTAGGGTCATGGGGTCAAACACCTAG
- the LOC135733707 gene encoding GTPase IMAP family member 9 yields MTLVDKLNSMKINEELEDSDDEFNDSEEDGIDSALDSSPSLVAKEELYENLPNAKKTCFTTSTLHAGTDELRVLLLGARGAGKSSTGNTILGCHTFNTDMQLSRVTQVCERAFGIIHDWPVAIIDTPGLNRFGCTEREVTREILKSFSLYAPGPHVFLMVMPIGNLTQDDQSMHKLIESMFGKSIWKYTVIVFTHGDRLGNKIPNDVIACSDEGLREFIRKCSGGFVFFNNKDTDNYAYVSELLTKIDTLLAINGKGCYTTSFYPSAERKIRKKMERILEKRKQEIAKKEKDLGMLCQSELELEREKQQMWRTEEDEARKRAEKSSKQRKSITKPHAFGRKTSTFIS; encoded by the exons atgacTCTTGTGGATAAACTAAACAGTATGAAGATAAATGAAGAACTAGAAGAttcggatgatgagtttaatGACTCCGAGGAAGATGGGATTGATTCTGCATTGGATTCATCACCGAGTC ttgTGGCAAAGGAAGAATTGTATGAAAATCTGCCGAATGCTAAGAAAACCTGTTTTACAACATCAACGTTACATG CTGGGACCGATGAATTGCGTGTCCTGCTACTGGGAGCAAGAGGGGCAGGAAAAAGCTCCACTGGAAACACCATCCTCGGTTGCCACACCTTTAACACGGACATGCAGTTGAGCAGAGTTACGCAGGTCTGTGAAAGGGCTTTTGGGATCATCCACGACTGGCCTGTGGCCATAATCGACACTCCAGGTTTAAACAGATTCGGGTGTACTGAGAGAGAAGTGACCAGAGAGATCCTCAAGTCCTTCTCCCTCTATGCTCCAGGACCACATGTTTTTCTGATGGTTATGCCTATAGGAAACTTAACTCAAGATGATCAGAGCATGCATAAGTTGATCGAAAGCATGTTTGGCAAGAGCATCTGGAAGTACACCGTTATTGTGTTCACACATGGAGATAGATTGGGGAACAAAATACCTAATGATGTCATCGCATGCTCCGACGAGGGGCTTCGCGAGTTCATCCGTAAGTGCAGCGGTGGGTTTGTGTTTTTCAATAACAAAGACACAGACAACTACGCGTATGTGAGTGAACTTTTAACGAAAATTGACACTCTGCTGGCCATTAATGGGAAAGGATGCTACACGACGTCTTTTTACCCGTCGGCAGAGAGAAAGATAAGAAAGAAAATGGAGAGGATTTTAGAAAAGAGAAAACAAGAGATTGCAAAAAAGGAGAAAGATCTGGGGATGCTCTGCCAAAGCGAGCTGGAGTTAGAAAGAGAGAAGCAACAAATGTGGCGAACTGAAGAAGACGAAGCAAGAAAACGGGCTGAGAAATCATCCAAACAAAGAAAGAGCATAACCAAACCTCACGCATTTGGCCGAAAGACTTCCACATTTATCAGCTGA